A window of the Pseudoalteromonas sp. A25 genome harbors these coding sequences:
- a CDS encoding TonB-dependent receptor family protein: MTKGPFMQKSLLALAVAVAMPSAFAADSDDNLEHIQILSHYDKLRTEAGSATLLTEEQLAKYEYDDIHRILASVPGVNIREEDGYGLRPNIGFRGVTPERSKKITILEDGVLIGPSPYSAPAAYYFPVTTRMTAVEVFKGPAAIKYGPQTVAGTINLVTRQVPEFTEGGIDVAAGTDGYQKAHGYFGSVVNNVGFLVEGVNLKADGFKELDGGGDTGFNKNDILAKLNYKMRLDGFDHTFALKLSYADEESDETYLGLTDSDFAKTPYRRYAATQDALMDTEHQQVMLSHYLEGDDVKVTTRIYRNDYERAWRKLNSLTNTSGSLSAILADPETFADEYAVLTGQQDSVQAGRSAIFLTMGTNDREYFSQGVQVDASVKFQLFDLEHKLAVGVRYHEDEIERKHFEQTYAMSNANVANTGQDKAFTTLDIESTDAWSVYMEDQITLDALTLGVGVRGELMDMHYQNNKDTLDWQDKTTRIWLPGVSGFYKLSEESGLLFGVHQGFVPSSPAQAEDIKLEKSVNYEFGGRFNDGVTQFELVSFYNDYSNLKESCSQSNCGINSQLDQEFNGGEVDVFGVEAQFSQSYPLNLQLEIPYGFVYTYTKSEFQHDLRSEFAQWGEVKKGDELPYLPNHQATFNIGLAAQDWQLSMAVKYVSSMPEAAGVSWQNANSGKEVNIPLAGKKVPANVVVDLSASYELGKYGRVYAKVDNLLDETEVVSRRPYGSRPGKPRQFSLGYKYQF; this comes from the coding sequence ATGACTAAGGGGCCTTTTATGCAAAAATCTTTGTTGGCGCTGGCAGTAGCTGTGGCTATGCCAAGTGCATTCGCAGCTGATAGTGACGATAACTTAGAACATATCCAAATACTGAGCCATTACGACAAACTTCGCACCGAAGCCGGCTCGGCAACGCTGCTTACTGAAGAGCAATTGGCAAAGTATGAATATGATGATATTCACCGTATTTTGGCCTCAGTGCCAGGCGTAAATATTCGTGAAGAAGATGGCTATGGACTGCGCCCTAACATTGGATTTCGTGGGGTAACGCCAGAGCGCAGCAAAAAAATCACGATCTTAGAAGATGGCGTTTTAATCGGTCCTTCTCCTTACTCTGCTCCTGCTGCTTACTACTTTCCTGTGACTACTCGTATGACAGCCGTTGAGGTGTTCAAAGGCCCGGCTGCGATAAAGTACGGCCCACAAACGGTTGCAGGAACGATTAACTTAGTGACGCGTCAGGTACCTGAGTTTACCGAAGGTGGCATTGATGTTGCTGCTGGGACAGATGGCTACCAAAAAGCGCATGGTTACTTTGGCTCAGTGGTCAATAACGTAGGTTTTTTAGTTGAAGGGGTTAACCTTAAAGCGGACGGCTTCAAAGAACTCGATGGTGGTGGTGATACAGGCTTTAATAAAAATGATATTTTGGCCAAGCTAAACTACAAAATGCGTCTTGATGGCTTTGATCATACTTTTGCTCTGAAGCTGTCGTATGCCGATGAAGAATCCGATGAGACTTATTTAGGTCTGACAGATTCTGACTTTGCAAAAACACCATACAGACGCTATGCCGCTACACAAGATGCTTTGATGGATACTGAGCATCAACAAGTTATGCTCTCTCATTACCTTGAGGGTGATGATGTAAAAGTTACCACGCGTATCTATCGAAACGACTATGAACGTGCTTGGCGTAAACTGAATAGTTTAACCAATACCAGTGGCTCGCTATCTGCAATTTTGGCAGACCCTGAAACGTTTGCTGATGAATATGCGGTCCTTACTGGTCAACAAGACTCAGTACAAGCTGGGCGTAGTGCAATCTTTTTAACAATGGGCACAAATGATCGTGAATATTTTTCGCAAGGTGTTCAAGTTGATGCATCAGTCAAGTTTCAATTGTTTGATTTAGAACATAAATTAGCAGTTGGAGTACGATATCACGAAGACGAAATTGAGCGTAAACACTTTGAACAAACGTATGCGATGAGCAACGCAAACGTGGCCAATACAGGCCAAGATAAAGCATTCACGACGCTAGATATTGAATCGACAGATGCATGGTCAGTATATATGGAAGACCAAATTACGCTAGATGCACTGACACTTGGTGTAGGTGTACGTGGCGAATTGATGGATATGCATTATCAAAACAACAAAGATACGCTGGATTGGCAAGACAAAACGACGCGCATTTGGTTACCGGGAGTCAGTGGCTTTTATAAGTTGTCTGAAGAGTCAGGTTTGTTGTTTGGTGTACACCAAGGGTTTGTACCATCTTCTCCAGCTCAGGCTGAGGATATTAAACTTGAAAAGAGTGTAAACTACGAATTTGGTGGCCGTTTTAATGATGGCGTAACGCAATTCGAGTTAGTGAGCTTTTACAATGATTACAGTAACTTGAAAGAGAGTTGTAGTCAGTCAAACTGTGGTATTAACTCGCAACTAGACCAAGAGTTTAACGGTGGTGAAGTTGATGTGTTTGGCGTTGAAGCTCAATTTTCGCAAAGTTACCCGTTGAACTTGCAGTTAGAAATTCCTTATGGATTTGTATACACCTATACTAAAAGTGAATTTCAGCATGACTTACGCTCTGAGTTTGCACAGTGGGGCGAGGTTAAAAAAGGGGATGAGTTACCGTATTTGCCCAACCACCAAGCAACCTTTAATATTGGTTTAGCAGCGCAAGATTGGCAGCTGTCTATGGCGGTTAAATATGTCAGCTCAATGCCAGAGGCGGCGGGTGTTAGTTGGCAAAATGCGAATTCAGGTAAAGAGGTAAACATCCCACTGGCCGGTAAAAAGGTGCCTGCCAATGTGGTGGTTGACCTTTCAGCGAGCTATGAGCTGGGTAAGTATGGTCGCGTTTATGCCAAAGTAGACAACCTACTGGATGAAACTGAAGTAGTGAGTCGTCGCCCTTACGGTTCGCGCCCAGGCAAGCCTCGCCAATTCTCGTTAGGGTATAAGTATCAGTTTTAA
- the putP gene encoding sodium/proline symporter PutP has translation MELGTIISLIIYFIVMLGIGLYAYRKSTSDVFGYMLGGRSLPPSVAALSAGASDMSGWILMGLPGAMFMSGFSSTWIAIGLVIGAWLNYFLVAPRLRVYTELANDSITIPDYFANRFEDRGNALRIVSALVIIVFFTLYTSSGVVAGGKLFESSFGMSYESGLYITTGVVVLYTLFGGFLAVSLTDFVQGCIMFVALILVPLVTYSLLDAPLSSTLDAVNPQMLTWVGAGGAIGIVSAMSWGLGYFGQPHIIVRFMSVRSVKDMPTARRIGMTWMITAALGAVGTGLFGAAYAHEKGIVVDDPETIFLILSQLLFHPLIAGFLLAAILAAIMSTISSQLLVSSSSLTEDFYKIFVHRDASDKELVLIGRLSVVAVALCAIYLAYDRDSSILSLVSNAWAGFGAAFGPLVLLSLFWQRMNFYGALAGMVSGAATVLFWIYAPVTINGELLSNIVYEIVPGFIVSSAAIIGVSLATSEPSEPVQNLFKKVQTEL, from the coding sequence TTGGAATTAGGCACGATTATTTCGTTAATAATATACTTTATAGTTATGTTAGGCATCGGCCTGTATGCATACCGCAAGTCAACCAGTGATGTATTCGGTTATATGTTGGGAGGACGAAGCTTGCCCCCAAGTGTAGCGGCGTTGTCTGCTGGTGCTTCCGACATGAGTGGTTGGATTTTGATGGGTTTGCCAGGTGCGATGTTTATGTCTGGATTTAGTAGCACTTGGATTGCCATTGGTTTGGTGATCGGTGCATGGCTTAACTATTTCTTAGTGGCACCGCGTTTACGTGTTTACACTGAGCTGGCGAATGATTCAATCACGATTCCAGATTACTTTGCCAACCGCTTTGAAGACCGAGGCAACGCGCTGCGCATAGTGTCTGCACTGGTCATTATTGTCTTTTTCACTCTTTATACCTCATCAGGCGTTGTCGCTGGTGGTAAGTTGTTTGAAAGCTCATTTGGTATGAGTTATGAATCAGGGCTTTATATCACGACAGGCGTGGTCGTTTTATATACTTTGTTCGGCGGCTTTTTAGCGGTAAGTCTTACTGACTTTGTACAAGGCTGTATAATGTTTGTAGCCTTGATTTTGGTTCCACTAGTGACCTATTCATTACTTGATGCACCACTTTCATCAACCTTAGACGCAGTGAATCCTCAGATGTTGACTTGGGTTGGAGCAGGTGGAGCCATTGGTATTGTCTCTGCGATGTCGTGGGGGTTAGGTTATTTCGGTCAGCCACATATTATCGTGCGCTTTATGTCGGTGCGCAGTGTTAAAGATATGCCAACGGCACGTCGTATCGGTATGACGTGGATGATCACTGCTGCTTTAGGAGCCGTAGGTACTGGACTATTTGGCGCCGCATACGCCCATGAGAAGGGCATTGTTGTGGATGACCCTGAAACAATCTTCTTAATTTTATCTCAGTTGCTTTTCCACCCACTCATTGCAGGGTTCCTGCTTGCTGCTATTCTTGCCGCTATCATGAGTACGATTTCTTCACAGCTTTTGGTAAGCTCAAGCTCTTTAACGGAAGACTTCTACAAGATCTTTGTACACAGAGATGCTAGTGATAAAGAGCTAGTACTTATTGGCCGTTTGAGTGTTGTGGCGGTGGCATTGTGTGCAATTTATTTGGCATACGATAGAGATAGCTCAATCTTAAGCTTGGTAAGTAATGCGTGGGCTGGATTTGGTGCCGCATTTGGTCCGCTTGTATTATTAAGCTTGTTTTGGCAAAGGATGAATTTCTATGGGGCACTTGCTGGTATGGTGTCTGGGGCTGCAACGGTCTTATTTTGGATTTACGCACCAGTAACTATTAACGGCGAGCTTTTGAGTAACATTGTTTATGAAATTGTGCCGGGCTTTATTGTATCGTCTGCAGCTATTATCGGTGTTAGCTTAGCAACGTCAGAGCCAAGTGAACCTGTGCAAAACTTATTCAAAAAAGTACAAACTGAGCTGTAA
- the cysK gene encoding cysteine synthase A gives MSKIFADNSLTIGQTPIVKLNRVTGGNVYAKIEARNPSFSVKCRIGASMIWEAEKSGLLTKDKELIEPTSGNTGIALAFVAASRGYKLTLTMPNTMSLERRKLLKALGANLVLTEGAKGMKGAIEKANEIQASNPEKYILLQQFENPANPKIHFETTGPEIFETMDGKVDYFVAGVGTGGTITGTTRYLKNEKGLNVKAIAVEPIDSPVITQTLAGEEVKPGPHKIQGIGAGFIPGNLDLELIDGTELVSNEEAIEMAHQLMKDEGILVGISSGAAVVAAKRIAEKPENADKNVVVILPSATERYLSSPLFADEFSEQELVQ, from the coding sequence ATGTCTAAGATTTTCGCTGATAACAGCCTAACTATTGGTCAAACTCCGATTGTAAAATTAAACCGCGTAACTGGCGGTAACGTATACGCTAAAATTGAAGCGCGTAACCCAAGCTTCAGCGTAAAATGTCGTATTGGTGCTTCAATGATCTGGGAAGCCGAAAAATCTGGATTATTAACAAAAGATAAAGAGCTGATCGAGCCTACATCAGGTAATACTGGTATCGCCCTTGCTTTTGTAGCAGCGTCTCGTGGCTATAAGCTAACATTGACAATGCCTAACACAATGAGTTTAGAGCGTCGTAAGTTACTTAAAGCGCTTGGTGCAAACCTAGTGCTTACAGAAGGCGCGAAAGGTATGAAAGGTGCGATTGAAAAAGCAAATGAAATTCAGGCTAGTAACCCTGAAAAGTATATTCTTCTTCAGCAGTTTGAAAACCCAGCTAACCCTAAAATTCACTTTGAAACAACCGGTCCAGAGATCTTTGAAACGATGGATGGCAAAGTTGATTACTTCGTAGCAGGTGTTGGTACAGGCGGCACAATCACGGGCACAACTCGCTATCTTAAAAACGAGAAAGGTCTTAATGTTAAAGCGATTGCTGTTGAGCCTATTGACTCACCAGTTATTACACAAACGCTAGCAGGCGAAGAAGTAAAACCAGGCCCACATAAGATCCAAGGTATCGGTGCAGGTTTTATTCCTGGCAACCTAGATCTTGAATTAATTGACGGCACTGAGCTGGTGTCAAACGAAGAAGCCATTGAAATGGCGCACCAATTGATGAAAGACGAAGGTATCTTAGTGGGTATTTCATCGGGCGCAGCAGTTGTTGCGGCTAAACGTATCGCTGAAAAGCCAGAAAATGCAGACAAAAATGTTGTTGTAATTTTACCAAGCGCGACCGAACGTTATTTATCTAGCCCACTTTTTGCTGATGAGTTTTCAGAGCAAGAACTTGTTCAGTAG
- a CDS encoding sterol desaturase family protein → MLEQMWQSFISLPSYLLDANKRIYIPYLLSAVLMAVPVYFAAQQKTQRSLAGFLMFLFPKKVWLCKSAKLDYCLLITNVLLKAALFAPIVLTMVPVAILTTDTLEWAFGQPLHLAWSEAAIMTIFTLMLFIVDDLTRFLLHLLLHKVPFFWEFHKVHHSAKVLTPFTIYRSHPVESYLYACRMALTQGLVVGFGYHFFGTELSMYDILGANAFVFMFNIFGANLRHSHVRFSWGDRLEGWFISPAQHQIHHSGDPQHFDTNLGSALAIWDSMYGSLIKASSAPNITIGVGQYDAGHDSLGAIYLKPIKQAFKTLFKTKSADKTDTDEVEVDSKP, encoded by the coding sequence ATGTTAGAACAAATGTGGCAAAGTTTTATCTCGTTGCCAAGTTACTTGTTAGATGCTAATAAGCGCATTTATATTCCCTATCTGCTCAGTGCGGTACTTATGGCTGTGCCAGTTTATTTTGCCGCTCAACAGAAGACTCAGCGGTCGCTTGCTGGTTTTTTAATGTTTCTATTTCCTAAAAAAGTATGGCTATGTAAAAGTGCCAAGTTGGATTACTGCCTACTCATTACCAACGTGTTACTTAAAGCCGCGCTTTTTGCGCCAATTGTTTTAACTATGGTGCCGGTTGCTATTTTGACAACGGATACACTGGAGTGGGCCTTTGGTCAGCCTTTGCATTTAGCTTGGTCTGAGGCTGCTATCATGACAATATTTACTTTGATGTTGTTTATCGTAGATGATTTAACGCGATTTTTGCTGCATCTATTATTGCATAAAGTGCCCTTTTTTTGGGAGTTTCATAAGGTTCACCATTCTGCAAAAGTGCTGACGCCATTTACAATTTATCGCTCTCACCCCGTAGAGAGCTATCTTTATGCATGCAGAATGGCACTAACGCAGGGCTTAGTAGTTGGCTTTGGATATCATTTTTTTGGTACTGAGCTAAGCATGTATGACATTTTAGGCGCGAATGCTTTTGTATTTATGTTTAATATTTTTGGGGCCAATTTACGTCATTCCCACGTGCGCTTTAGCTGGGGAGATAGGCTAGAAGGGTGGTTTATTAGTCCTGCACAACATCAAATACATCACAGCGGTGATCCTCAACATTTCGATACTAATTTAGGCTCTGCATTGGCGATATGGGATAGCATGTATGGCTCTTTGATAAAGGCGTCTTCAGCACCCAACATCACGATTGGAGTTGGACAATATGATGCAGGACACGACTCACTTGGGGCTATTTATCTCAAGCCGATTAAACAAGCTTTTAAGACACTGTTTAAAACTAAGAGCGCGGATAAAACTGACACTGACGAGGTTGAAGTTGATAGCAAACCTTAG
- a CDS encoding DUF3820 family protein has product MQDQQLLIEAINTKMPFGKYAGTPLLLLPEPYVVWFKQKGFPQGKLGQQLAMIYEVKLNGLEKLLMPLLNKH; this is encoded by the coding sequence ATGCAAGACCAGCAACTACTTATTGAAGCAATTAATACAAAAATGCCATTTGGAAAATACGCTGGTACGCCATTGTTATTGTTACCTGAGCCCTACGTCGTTTGGTTTAAACAAAAAGGCTTCCCACAAGGCAAGCTTGGCCAACAATTAGCAATGATCTACGAAGTAAAACTCAACGGACTTGAAAAGCTGTTAATGCCGCTACTAAATAAACACTAA
- a CDS encoding carbohydrate binding family 9 domain-containing protein → MIRKVLFAFASIMSATTYANEQVESLPFISATATIDGKLNEPVWQQAKQIHINNVTWPQENMPSPVSTIAYVYENGESLFVAYKAQDPNPELIRAFYKDRDRVWNDDLVGLKIDSFNSGRSAYQFFINPLGVQLDSIENELTKSEDSSWNGIWDSAGIIDDQGYTVEIEIPLRVLNFDDSTQVKNMAMEFVRFLPRDQRLRLSNMQISHANNCWICQMPQYSGFKNAKQGNNIAIIPSLVLSKSQTRDIDGSEVPAWQDDDKTEPGLDVKWAITPDTTINATLNPDFSQVEADTGQLSVNNSFSLFFPEKRAFFLDNADYFSTHLNLIHTRNIAAPDYGIKLSGNKQGHTYGVFATNDEHLNVLVPGNLGSSVVSLEQKSNNAALRYRYDVDNGLSIGSSATLRDSKDYQNQLISFDTKYKPTTSDTFKLQLLRSNTQYSQAFANELCDGDDGDCAQLPSTECPQDEDCDFNEGVLRTLNQDDLDGLGYFVHYEHNTKHWRTFTSYQNYDEGLRADMGFMSQVDFNKFLAGFEYRWYGEQDTWWNRARWYTDWDITHNDDGALLEKEIQTNLAIDGPLQSFIDFGVEHRNRRGLRHNKASLSIDNNSDLFSENMIWTYMEFKPISGLFAGLNLRTGNKVDLANNRVGQMHFARPVINLNLGKHFEVNFRHSYETLEADGAQVYTANLTDVRLTYQFNINSYLRIAVIHTNIDRNSENYIDDVDEHYKSLSTQLLYSYKLNPQTVFFAGYADNGYQDDDLSKITKDEKTFFAKFSYAWLM, encoded by the coding sequence ATGATACGTAAAGTTCTTTTCGCTTTTGCCTCGATAATGTCTGCAACGACCTATGCTAACGAGCAGGTTGAGTCTCTGCCTTTTATAAGTGCGACCGCAACAATTGATGGCAAGCTCAATGAGCCAGTTTGGCAACAAGCAAAACAAATCCATATTAATAATGTTACTTGGCCACAAGAAAATATGCCAAGTCCGGTGTCAACAATTGCATACGTATACGAAAATGGTGAATCATTATTCGTAGCCTATAAAGCGCAAGACCCAAATCCTGAGCTGATAAGGGCATTTTATAAAGACAGAGACCGTGTATGGAATGATGACCTTGTTGGTTTAAAAATAGACTCATTCAACAGCGGGCGCAGTGCTTACCAGTTTTTTATCAACCCGTTAGGCGTACAACTAGACTCCATTGAAAACGAGTTGACCAAAAGTGAAGATAGCTCATGGAATGGCATTTGGGACAGCGCCGGTATAATAGATGACCAAGGCTATACCGTTGAAATCGAAATTCCACTGCGAGTACTAAACTTTGATGACAGTACCCAAGTTAAAAATATGGCCATGGAATTTGTTCGGTTTCTGCCAAGAGATCAACGCTTAAGATTGTCAAATATGCAGATTTCCCATGCGAATAATTGCTGGATATGTCAAATGCCGCAGTATTCAGGGTTTAAAAATGCAAAACAGGGTAACAACATCGCCATTATCCCTTCATTAGTACTAAGCAAATCTCAAACCCGAGACATTGATGGCAGTGAGGTTCCCGCTTGGCAAGATGATGATAAGACAGAGCCAGGATTAGATGTAAAATGGGCCATAACACCCGACACCACAATTAATGCCACACTCAACCCTGACTTCTCACAAGTTGAAGCTGACACTGGACAGCTCAGTGTTAATAATAGTTTTAGTTTGTTCTTCCCTGAAAAACGTGCATTTTTCCTCGATAATGCAGACTATTTCTCTACCCATCTCAACTTGATCCATACTAGAAACATCGCCGCACCTGATTACGGTATCAAACTATCGGGCAACAAGCAGGGCCACACATATGGCGTTTTTGCGACCAATGATGAGCACTTAAATGTATTGGTGCCAGGCAACTTAGGCTCCAGTGTTGTGTCATTAGAACAAAAAAGTAACAACGCAGCACTTCGTTATCGTTATGACGTAGACAATGGCTTATCGATAGGTTCTAGTGCAACCCTTAGAGATTCAAAAGACTATCAAAACCAACTAATTAGCTTTGACACAAAGTATAAACCAACAACAAGTGACACTTTTAAGTTACAACTGCTGCGTTCAAATACCCAATATAGTCAAGCATTTGCAAATGAGTTATGTGACGGTGACGACGGTGACTGTGCACAGCTTCCTAGCACTGAATGCCCACAAGATGAAGACTGCGATTTTAATGAAGGAGTGTTGCGCACCTTAAATCAAGATGATTTAGATGGACTTGGTTACTTTGTTCATTATGAACATAACACCAAACATTGGCGGACATTTACCAGTTATCAAAACTATGATGAAGGGCTCAGAGCAGATATGGGCTTTATGTCTCAAGTGGATTTCAACAAGTTTTTAGCTGGTTTTGAATATCGTTGGTACGGCGAGCAAGACACCTGGTGGAACCGTGCGCGATGGTATACCGATTGGGATATCACACACAACGACGACGGCGCACTACTAGAAAAAGAGATACAGACTAACCTTGCCATAGATGGTCCTTTACAAAGCTTTATTGACTTTGGCGTAGAGCATCGCAATCGCAGAGGCTTGAGACACAACAAAGCCAGCCTATCAATTGATAACAACAGCGACTTATTTTCTGAGAATATGATATGGACTTACATGGAATTTAAGCCGATATCAGGTTTGTTTGCCGGCTTAAATTTAAGGACTGGTAATAAAGTAGATTTAGCAAATAACCGAGTTGGTCAAATGCATTTTGCCCGTCCTGTTATCAATCTGAACTTGGGTAAACACTTCGAAGTTAACTTTCGACATAGCTACGAAACCCTAGAGGCCGATGGTGCGCAAGTATATACCGCAAACCTGACAGATGTACGCTTAACTTATCAGTTTAATATAAACAGCTACTTACGCATCGCTGTCATTCATACAAACATCGATAGAAACAGTGAAAATTACATCGATGATGTAGATGAGCACTACAAAAGCCTCAGTACACAGCTACTATATTCGTACAAACTCAACCCACAAACTGTGTTTTTTGCGGGCTACGCTGACAATGGTTATCAAGATGATGACTTATCAAAAATAACGAAAGATGAAAAAACATTTTTTGCTAAATTCAGCTACGCTTGGTTGATGTAA
- a CDS encoding substrate-binding periplasmic protein has translation MRTLLVLLLILLSLAASAQDVVNVGYFKNASYQLVQGSNYKNGYLYNPNGRKKMLHVVTLDWPPYIGQALCNKGWVFQFTIAILAEQDYPIYIEFLPWARAVRDAETGKADILMPEYYIEDSAPSDYVTGKTRREVLALSNSFPGGEIGFLKRKGDKDRFDGNLSSLKGQKIGVVRGYQNTPEFDAMMDNGEFVIVEAVDDLQLVKLLVAKRVDLIIGDPKVLRFTVNYSDLSKSEKVKLLSNIENESKPIKYNHLYFALSKKSPQWRQILDDINKSLYQFGNRGETQRIIEMGNLECF, from the coding sequence ATGCGAACACTCTTAGTCTTATTATTAATACTCTTGTCATTGGCCGCTTCAGCCCAAGATGTTGTCAATGTCGGCTATTTTAAAAACGCCTCTTATCAACTTGTACAAGGTAGTAATTATAAAAATGGCTACCTCTACAATCCTAACGGGCGCAAAAAAATGCTCCATGTTGTTACCCTTGATTGGCCTCCCTACATCGGCCAAGCACTTTGTAACAAAGGCTGGGTATTCCAATTTACAATCGCCATCCTCGCTGAGCAGGACTACCCTATCTATATCGAATTCTTACCTTGGGCGCGCGCTGTTAGAGACGCAGAAACAGGCAAGGCTGACATTCTCATGCCGGAATACTATATTGAAGATTCAGCTCCCTCTGACTATGTTACTGGTAAAACCCGTCGAGAAGTTCTAGCGCTATCTAACTCTTTTCCAGGTGGGGAGATAGGCTTTTTAAAACGAAAAGGCGATAAAGACCGATTTGACGGTAATTTAAGTTCCTTAAAGGGCCAAAAGATAGGCGTAGTTAGAGGCTATCAAAATACCCCAGAGTTCGATGCCATGATGGATAATGGTGAGTTTGTGATTGTAGAAGCCGTCGACGATCTTCAGCTAGTAAAACTGTTGGTTGCCAAACGAGTCGACTTAATAATTGGTGATCCCAAAGTGCTGCGCTTTACTGTGAACTATTCTGACTTGTCAAAAAGCGAGAAGGTTAAACTCTTAAGCAATATTGAGAACGAGAGTAAGCCAATAAAATATAATCACCTTTACTTTGCGTTAAGTAAAAAATCGCCCCAATGGCGACAAATATTGGATGACATAAATAAAAGCTTATACCAATTTGGTAATAGAGGTGAAACACAAAGAATTATCGAGATGGGTAATTTAGAATGCTTTTAA
- a CDS encoding EAL and HDOD domain-containing protein, producing MYFYAARQPIFNIENKPIGYEILFRNGPDNTFPGISADEATSRLVEGSQFYFALEELSNHKPAFINFTLKSLLLGYPFMFAPQHIVIEVIESTKPGKKLLDATKVLHKKGYLIALDNYCHQSTWRHFFPYIKYLKIDVTSTPWPEIQLIKKAIQPYQHIQLIAEKVETHQQLDKLKELGFEYFQGFYFAKPEMLKSQMFSASELSITKLLSETANEYIDVKKLTPIFERDVNLSYKLLRYANSAIFKRRTKISNIKQALVTLGSQELKKFLSLMFAAQISPNKPVELIKLSLTRARFCEQLALKAQNKKFVGPAFLTGMMSLIDAIHDDSMENIMGRLPLVDAIKQALVVKEGALAQLLLIVQSYEKADWQSAQQQCQALDINPDSLPQIYNDALSWCEEQMQVLACEI from the coding sequence ATGTATTTTTACGCGGCGCGCCAGCCTATCTTTAACATTGAAAATAAACCTATAGGCTATGAGATTTTATTTCGAAATGGGCCAGATAATACCTTTCCTGGTATTAGTGCCGACGAAGCAACTTCTCGGTTAGTCGAAGGAAGTCAGTTTTACTTTGCACTTGAAGAGTTAAGTAACCATAAACCTGCATTTATAAACTTTACGCTAAAGTCACTTTTGCTTGGCTATCCTTTTATGTTTGCACCGCAACATATCGTTATCGAGGTGATTGAATCGACTAAACCGGGGAAAAAGCTGCTTGATGCCACCAAAGTACTACACAAAAAAGGGTATCTGATCGCGCTAGATAATTATTGTCATCAATCTACTTGGCGACATTTCTTCCCTTACATAAAGTATCTAAAGATAGATGTTACATCTACACCTTGGCCTGAGATCCAATTAATTAAAAAAGCAATTCAGCCCTATCAACATATTCAGCTCATCGCTGAAAAAGTCGAAACCCACCAGCAATTAGATAAGCTAAAAGAACTTGGCTTTGAATACTTTCAAGGCTTTTACTTTGCGAAACCTGAAATGCTTAAAAGCCAGATGTTCAGCGCAAGTGAGTTATCAATCACCAAACTGCTTAGTGAAACGGCCAACGAATATATCGACGTAAAGAAATTAACACCGATATTTGAACGCGATGTAAACCTATCTTACAAACTGTTGCGCTATGCTAACTCCGCAATTTTCAAGCGTAGAACTAAAATCAGCAATATAAAGCAGGCTTTAGTGACCCTTGGCAGCCAAGAACTTAAAAAGTTTCTCTCACTGATGTTCGCTGCACAAATTTCCCCAAATAAACCCGTAGAGCTAATTAAACTATCGCTCACAAGAGCCCGGTTTTGCGAACAACTTGCGCTCAAAGCGCAAAACAAGAAATTTGTCGGTCCTGCTTTTTTAACCGGTATGATGTCCCTTATTGATGCAATTCACGATGACAGTATGGAAAATATCATGGGTCGCCTACCACTGGTCGATGCCATCAAACAAGCTCTGGTAGTCAAAGAAGGAGCTTTGGCACAGTTACTTTTGATAGTACAGAGCTATGAAAAAGCTGACTGGCAGAGCGCTCAGCAACAATGCCAAGCACTGGATATCAACCCAGATAGTTTGCCACAGATATACAACGATGCACTCAGTTGGTGTGAAGAGCAAATGCAAGTGCTCGCTTGCGAGATATAG